In one window of Tissierellales bacterium DNA:
- a CDS encoding ABC transporter ATP-binding protein/permease, which produces MFKNIINGSKILMNFLEYDSRKTIFEAIMAEFFSVLCSMIPMFGLYNIIENIVYKDNMQNSFAWAWIILLSIVIKIIFHGFALKLSHKVAYNAVFEIRNRLILKFSKLNQGYMEENSSGKLKNIVFDDIESIEQFYGHQVPEILSSLGIPLFLGIFVFITDFRIGLVMIIPILIFLICLRKTNLLQNKNFQKMFFIQQNLNNAMVEYINAMKEIKIFGGNEKVFSRFESASENYKEFMVGWFKDSRHLMTTSDIVLASGVVFVFPVAGYLYILQEISMVKFLLYIFISLCFYSPLAKIPQFTDILNINVHIAQRVDFILKLDELSVCDNSRKICDISNNISFESVYFGYGGESVLKNLSFRVNKNEIVGLVGPSGGGKSTIVKLISRFWDVAEGNIFIDGVDIRNIRQETLSKLIAYVTQNVSVFEMSVRDNIKIGNENATDEEIVQAAKDATCHEFIKKLPNGYETILGKEGVGLSGGEKQRIAIARALLKKSPILLLDEATAYIDPDNESKLQEALSRLMKDKTVIVIAHRLSTIMNADHILVIENGEIKENGRHEELINMKGRYSEMWDAYNRGNDWVLGRGVK; this is translated from the coding sequence ATGTTTAAAAATATAATTAATGGATCGAAAATTTTGATGAACTTTCTCGAGTACGATAGTCGAAAAACGATATTTGAAGCAATAATGGCAGAATTTTTTTCAGTATTATGCAGCATGATACCAATGTTTGGATTATATAATATTATTGAGAATATAGTGTATAAAGATAATATGCAAAATAGTTTTGCTTGGGCGTGGATTATATTGCTGTCGATAGTAATAAAGATTATTTTTCATGGATTTGCATTGAAACTTTCCCACAAAGTAGCATATAATGCTGTTTTTGAAATAAGAAATAGATTGATTTTAAAATTTTCAAAACTAAATCAAGGATACATGGAGGAAAATTCTTCTGGAAAGCTAAAAAATATAGTATTTGACGATATTGAGTCAATAGAACAATTTTATGGACATCAAGTTCCAGAAATATTGTCTAGTTTAGGAATTCCATTGTTTTTAGGGATATTTGTGTTTATAACTGACTTTAGGATAGGATTGGTAATGATAATACCTATATTGATATTTTTAATTTGCTTACGCAAAACAAATTTGTTGCAAAACAAAAATTTTCAAAAAATGTTTTTTATACAACAAAATTTAAACAACGCAATGGTGGAATATATTAATGCTATGAAAGAGATCAAAATATTTGGTGGCAATGAAAAGGTATTTTCTAGATTTGAGAGTGCGTCAGAAAATTACAAAGAATTTATGGTTGGTTGGTTTAAGGACAGTAGACATTTAATGACGACAAGCGATATTGTGTTAGCATCAGGGGTAGTATTTGTATTTCCAGTGGCTGGATACTTATATATTTTGCAAGAGATTAGTATGGTGAAATTTTTGCTATATATTTTTATTTCGCTGTGTTTTTATTCTCCGCTTGCCAAAATACCACAATTTACAGATATTTTAAATATAAATGTTCATATTGCGCAAAGAGTAGATTTTATATTGAAATTAGATGAGTTGAGCGTTTGTGATAATAGCAGAAAGATATGTGATATAAGTAATAACATATCTTTTGAAAGCGTTTATTTTGGATATGGTGGGGAAAGTGTTTTGAAAAATTTATCATTTAGAGTAAATAAAAATGAAATAGTTGGTTTAGTGGGTCCTTCTGGTGGAGGAAAAAGTACAATAGTAAAATTGATTTCAAGATTCTGGGATGTCGCCGAAGGCAATATATTTATAGACGGAGTAGATATAAGAAATATACGCCAGGAGACATTATCAAAATTGATAGCATATGTTACTCAAAATGTAAGTGTATTTGAGATGTCTGTTAGAGATAATATCAAAATTGGAAATGAAAATGCTACAGATGAAGAAATAGTTCAAGCAGCGAAAGATGCAACATGTCATGAATTTATAAAAAAACTTCCAAATGGATATGAAACTATATTGGGAAAAGAGGGAGTTGGTTTATCTGGTGGAGAGAAACAGCGAATAGCTATAGCTAGAGCACTTTTAAAGAAGTCTCCAATATTGTTGCTAGATGAAGCAACCGCGTATATAGATCCAGATAATGAAAGTAAATTACAAGAAGCATTATCACGATTGATGAAGGATAAGACGGTTATAGTCATAGCACATAGATTATCTACAATTATGAATGCTGACCATATATTAGTCATAGAAAATGGAGAAATAAAGGAAAACGGAAGACATGAAGAGCTTATAAATATGAAAGGAAGATATAGCGAAATGTGGGATGCGTACAACAGAGGAAATGATTGGGTACTTGGAAGGGGCGTGAAATAA
- a CDS encoding U32 family peptidase, whose translation MSRYFNNKEVELLAPAGNFEIFKELLHSPADAFYLGGKSLNMRMHRKNFNFTDEELEEAISLAHKFGKKVYITLNNLLTCDEIETAKSFLIYLNTIKPDALIVQDLSLIPLIKELGVDLELHSSVMMNVHNLETIKRLRALGITRVVTSREMSLKTIKEFSSKTDMEFEYFTHGDMCIAHGSQCLYSTLLFGQSSNRGRCMKPCRWSFDIQKDGIRYNTKFPLAVKDLSLYEHLPEMIDSNVTSFKIEGRMRAAEYVSHLIENYGNALDRYIEDPEHFDRQKDSRKLQDRRLRDLSTAFAFGNQGLENINSRYEGTGKFYSTGKVFSKPRFVPESNDERIEKIKSSLPQHENSLAELSVHVVSKSQALVALNNGIKYIYLSGDVFEPFSKFSTDDIQEIINKKSNSKIYLCTPKMMDDTDFRELDNVLDSINGLDGLVVSNLGAISYFRNRELELIGDTSLNFYNNNAIDFYKSEGISLAALSLETKLDNLVNIVSDSKIPLEILVHGLPSVMYLDHDLYENLNANFETKEGHNKYFPENTMVLIDSLEQEHPVMRDYRGKNHILPSKEINLLKLIPSLKKSGINRFRIEGALYSDETLENIINIYRYALENNETDANCPLNSMGFTLGALNYD comes from the coding sequence ATGAGTCGATATTTTAATAACAAAGAGGTTGAACTTCTAGCACCTGCAGGCAATTTCGAGATATTTAAAGAACTATTACACAGTCCTGCTGATGCCTTTTATTTAGGCGGTAAATCCCTAAATATGAGAATGCACAGAAAAAATTTCAACTTTACAGATGAAGAATTAGAAGAAGCAATATCACTTGCACATAAATTTGGCAAAAAAGTATACATCACATTAAACAACCTACTTACCTGTGATGAAATCGAAACAGCAAAAAGTTTTTTAATTTACTTAAATACTATAAAACCCGATGCCCTTATAGTACAAGACCTTAGCTTAATACCGCTCATCAAAGAACTTGGTGTTGACCTTGAACTGCATTCATCTGTGATGATGAATGTCCACAATTTAGAAACTATAAAAAGACTTAGAGCTCTCGGCATAACTAGAGTCGTTACATCTAGAGAAATGAGCTTAAAAACTATAAAAGAATTCTCATCTAAAACTGATATGGAATTCGAATACTTCACTCACGGAGATATGTGTATAGCCCATGGTTCACAATGTCTTTACTCTACTCTACTATTCGGTCAAAGTAGCAATAGAGGCAGGTGTATGAAACCGTGTAGATGGTCTTTCGATATACAAAAAGATGGAATCAGATACAATACAAAATTTCCTTTAGCCGTCAAAGATTTGTCACTATACGAGCATTTACCAGAAATGATAGATTCCAATGTCACATCTTTTAAAATAGAAGGACGAATGAGAGCTGCTGAATATGTATCACATCTCATAGAAAACTATGGGAATGCACTTGATAGATATATTGAAGACCCTGAACACTTCGATAGACAAAAAGACAGCCGAAAACTTCAAGACAGACGTTTGCGCGACCTTTCAACAGCTTTTGCTTTTGGTAATCAAGGACTTGAAAATATAAACTCTCGCTATGAAGGTACTGGTAAATTTTACTCTACAGGAAAAGTTTTCAGTAAACCTAGATTCGTTCCTGAATCGAATGATGAAAGAATAGAAAAAATCAAATCTAGTTTGCCTCAACATGAGAATTCTCTAGCTGAACTTTCAGTACATGTTGTTTCGAAATCACAAGCTCTAGTAGCTTTAAACAATGGTATAAAATACATCTACTTGTCAGGTGATGTTTTCGAACCATTCTCTAAATTTAGCACAGACGATATTCAAGAAATAATAAATAAAAAATCAAATAGCAAAATATATCTATGTACACCAAAAATGATGGATGATACTGATTTTAGAGAATTAGACAATGTATTGGATTCAATTAATGGTTTAGATGGACTAGTTGTTTCAAATCTAGGAGCTATATCATACTTTAGAAATAGAGAATTAGAACTCATAGGAGATACTTCTCTTAATTTCTACAATAATAATGCAATAGATTTTTATAAATCAGAAGGAATATCTCTAGCTGCTCTTTCACTAGAGACAAAATTAGATAATCTAGTAAATATAGTATCTGATTCAAAAATTCCTCTAGAAATATTAGTTCACGGTCTACCAAGTGTAATGTATCTAGACCACGATTTATATGAAAATTTAAATGCTAATTTTGAAACAAAAGAAGGTCATAATAAGTATTTCCCAGAAAATACTATGGTATTAATTGATAGTTTAGAACAAGAACACCCTGTTATGAGGGATTATAGGGGTAAAAATCACATATTACCCTCAAAAGAAATCAATCTATTAAAGCTAATACCATCTCTAAAGAAATCAGGCATAAATAGATTTAGAATAGAGGGCGCTTTATACTCTGATGAAACGCTTGAAAACATAATAAATATATACAGATATGCTTTAGAAAACAACGAAACCGATGCAAATTGTCCTCTGAATTCTATGGGATTTACACTCGGCGCTCTAAACTACGACTAG
- a CDS encoding helix-turn-helix domain-containing protein: MKEYIQLIIDYIDNHLYEPLNLNEIANYIGFSKYYLNQVFSIYTGMSIIEYSRRRKLESAIDDLKTKKRIIDIALNLGYSSERSFSRAILREFGHSPSYFRHNKVSKTRKIVIYDLNLSIDEYRFYKNFPDNQKSFSNRISNKGVYNLMEYLSNVKYVTIDKMTVISCTIEGQNPEDEVIALMKKLSSKFDLQPYREFGFDSPVNSTEDAINYRGYEYWLAINNEDIEKLPSSNEFKFENHKVLLKQIPKYRYATIRIQDPFSNPFERIPGGWKALITWLEDHDFKEADFKKCSNANCLEEVLEIDGITVMDIFIPIG; this comes from the coding sequence ATGAAAGAATATATACAATTAATTATAGATTATATAGACAATCACCTATATGAACCTTTGAATTTAAATGAAATAGCAAATTATATTGGATTTTCCAAATACTATCTAAACCAAGTTTTTAGCATATATACAGGAATGTCTATCATCGAATACTCTAGAAGAAGAAAATTAGAATCTGCAATTGATGATTTAAAAACTAAAAAAAGAATAATAGATATAGCTCTAAACCTTGGATATAGTTCTGAAAGATCTTTTTCTCGAGCTATATTGAGAGAATTCGGACACTCTCCAAGTTATTTCCGTCATAATAAGGTATCAAAAACACGAAAAATTGTTATTTACGATTTGAATCTAAGTATAGATGAATATAGATTTTATAAAAATTTTCCAGATAATCAAAAAAGTTTTTCTAATAGAATTTCTAATAAAGGAGTGTATAACTTGATGGAATACCTAAGTAATGTAAAATACGTAACTATAGACAAAATGACTGTCATTAGCTGTACAATTGAAGGTCAAAATCCTGAAGATGAAGTCATAGCTTTAATGAAGAAGTTATCATCTAAATTTGATTTGCAACCATACCGAGAATTTGGATTTGATTCTCCAGTAAACAGCACTGAAGATGCCATAAATTATAGAGGATATGAATATTGGTTAGCAATAAACAATGAAGACATAGAAAAACTTCCTTCTTCTAATGAATTTAAATTTGAAAATCACAAAGTACTTTTAAAACAAATTCCTAAATATCGATATGCTACAATTCGTATTCAAGATCCTTTTAGCAATCCTTTCGAAAGAATTCCAGGTGGCTGGAAGGCTCTAATCACATGGCTAGAAGATCATGACTTTAAGGAAGCCGATTTCAAAAAATGTTCTAATGCTAATTGTTTAGAAGAAGTTCTCGAAATAGATGGAATTACTGTCATGGATATATTTATTCCTATTGGTTAA
- a CDS encoding ABC transporter ATP-binding protein/permease, giving the protein MFRLIKRIFDISGEKKKDLCIANGFQLLQAIFEGLLYLVIYFSITQIVSNEFSKETLTKCTGYLILVVFLRYISYYQVNKYQSSAGYEIMKAVRMKESEKLKKLPLGVFQNQGMGDLTSIFTTDITFIEMHCMYAIARYVAGMSIVAMTSIVMFMIDWRLTCLAIIGFLPGFFVYAKSKERLIFNGKKRHEAQQDCISAIIEYLNGMETIRSYSMTEKIHENILQKMRRYKEQSESYEVNAIIPMTIYQIIIRSGMGLLFVGGLLMYANRSIDLNVFIFFTVISTLYYTPIESIFHDFGTLNIMGVALDRLEKLKSEKELIDNGVKCINDTSIVGKSISYSYANSKGYAVRNIDFEIKANTLNAIVGYSGSGKTTLLNLIARFFDSDEGEILIGGNLITDIKYDNLVENISIVFQDSYLLEDTIFNNIKMGNENASREDVIAAAKAARCHDFISKYEEGYDTLIREGGRTLSGGERQRVAIARAILKDVPIVLLDEAMSNIDAEKSWEIKRAIDVLTKDKTVIMIAHTLEYIKGADQIIMMKNGEIIEKGTHDNLLMLEGEYKKMWKLQQSSKLWKLEN; this is encoded by the coding sequence ATGTTTAGACTTATAAAGAGAATATTTGATATAAGTGGCGAAAAGAAGAAAGATTTGTGCATTGCCAATGGATTTCAACTATTACAAGCTATATTTGAAGGTTTACTTTATTTGGTGATTTATTTTTCGATAACCCAAATTGTGTCTAATGAGTTTAGCAAAGAAACACTAACAAAATGTACTGGTTATCTAATTTTGGTGGTGTTTCTAAGATATATTTCTTATTATCAAGTTAATAAATATCAATCTTCTGCAGGTTATGAAATAATGAAGGCGGTGAGAATGAAAGAGAGTGAAAAACTTAAAAAATTGCCACTTGGAGTATTTCAAAATCAAGGTATGGGTGATTTGACATCGATATTTACTACAGATATTACGTTTATAGAGATGCATTGTATGTATGCTATAGCTAGATATGTAGCTGGCATGAGCATCGTAGCAATGACTAGTATTGTTATGTTTATGATAGACTGGAGATTGACTTGTTTAGCAATTATTGGTTTTTTACCCGGTTTTTTTGTATATGCTAAGTCTAAAGAACGATTGATTTTTAACGGAAAAAAGCGTCATGAAGCGCAACAAGATTGTATATCAGCAATAATTGAGTATCTAAATGGAATGGAAACAATAAGATCTTATAGTATGACGGAAAAAATACATGAAAATATCCTACAGAAAATGAGAAGATACAAAGAGCAATCAGAATCATATGAGGTAAATGCAATAATTCCAATGACAATTTATCAAATTATAATACGAAGTGGTATGGGTTTGCTATTTGTGGGTGGATTGCTGATGTATGCTAATAGAAGTATTGATTTAAACGTATTTATATTTTTTACAGTAATAAGTACATTATATTATACACCCATAGAGTCAATATTTCATGATTTCGGAACACTTAATATAATGGGAGTGGCGTTAGATCGGTTGGAAAAATTGAAAAGTGAAAAAGAATTAATTGACAATGGAGTGAAATGTATAAATGACACTAGTATAGTGGGAAAAAGTATATCATACTCGTATGCGAATTCTAAAGGATATGCTGTTAGGAATATTGATTTTGAGATTAAAGCTAACACATTAAATGCTATCGTTGGATACTCGGGAAGTGGAAAAACTACATTATTAAATCTTATAGCTAGATTTTTTGATTCAGATGAAGGCGAAATATTAATAGGTGGAAATTTGATTACGGATATAAAGTATGATAATTTAGTAGAAAATATTAGTATTGTATTTCAAGATTCATATTTATTAGAAGACACTATATTTAATAATATAAAAATGGGAAACGAAAACGCTTCAAGGGAAGATGTAATAGCGGCAGCTAAAGCAGCTAGATGCCATGATTTTATAAGTAAGTATGAAGAGGGATATGATACATTAATCAGAGAAGGGGGGAGGACTCTCTCTGGTGGAGAAAGGCAAAGAGTAGCAATAGCTAGAGCAATATTGAAAGATGTTCCAATAGTATTATTAGATGAAGCTATGTCAAATATTGATGCAGAAAAATCTTGGGAAATAAAGAGGGCTATAGATGTGCTAACCAAAGATAAAACAGTTATAATGATAGCACATACTCTAGAGTATATAAAAGGTGCAGATCAAATTATTATGATGAAAAATGGAGAAATCATTGAAAAAGGAACTCATGATAATTTATTGATGCTTGAAGGAGAGTACAAAAAAATGTGGAAATTGCAGCAAAGTTCAAAACTGTGGAAATTAGAGAATTAA
- a CDS encoding aspartate aminotransferase family protein translates to MKNYAGPEKLIELKKQYLFPNAMHFYKNPPQLVRGEMQYLYDSNGKKYLDFFAGVSVMNCGHCNPVIVDATINQLKTLQHTTIIYLTEPMLRLAEKMADVLPGDLKRTFFCTSGSEANEGALLLARLHTNRKKFLTLEHSLHGRTHLTMSATNIPMWRIDPFMSDDCVCIPSFYDSNKELDQSARESLDALETILENNPEDFAALIAEPIQGNGGILTPPKWYFQEMKSLLEKYGVLFIADEVQTGYARTGKMFAIENFDIVPDILTSAKALGNGLPISTFSSNDSIANAFNKPSASTLGGNLVSSATAIAVLDYMKENNLCSKAKTLGNKLLDGLLKLKNKYDFIKDVRGYGLMLGMELNNDKTDDILEMLLERGIILGKNGLNRNVLAFQPPLVIEESDVDFLLENLEFVFSNLVY, encoded by the coding sequence ATGAAAAATTATGCAGGACCTGAAAAACTTATAGAACTAAAAAAACAGTATTTATTTCCAAATGCTATGCATTTTTATAAAAATCCGCCCCAATTAGTTCGAGGCGAAATGCAGTATTTATACGATTCAAATGGAAAGAAATACTTAGACTTTTTTGCTGGAGTATCTGTTATGAATTGCGGACATTGCAACCCAGTTATAGTAGATGCAACTATAAATCAATTAAAAACACTTCAGCACACTACTATAATATATCTAACGGAACCAATGCTTAGACTTGCAGAAAAAATGGCAGATGTTCTTCCAGGGGATTTGAAGCGTACTTTTTTCTGTACAAGTGGTTCTGAAGCAAATGAAGGAGCTCTATTGCTTGCAAGGCTGCATACCAATAGAAAAAAATTTTTGACACTAGAGCACAGCCTTCACGGAAGAACTCATCTGACAATGAGCGCTACAAACATACCAATGTGGAGAATAGATCCCTTTATGTCGGATGATTGTGTATGCATTCCTAGTTTCTATGATTCAAATAAAGAGTTAGATCAAAGTGCTAGAGAATCTTTAGATGCACTTGAAACAATTTTAGAAAACAACCCTGAAGATTTTGCAGCGCTTATAGCTGAGCCTATACAGGGAAATGGTGGTATACTGACTCCACCAAAATGGTATTTCCAAGAAATGAAGTCACTTTTAGAAAAATACGGAGTGCTATTTATAGCTGATGAAGTGCAAACTGGATATGCTAGAACCGGCAAAATGTTTGCTATAGAAAATTTTGATATAGTTCCAGATATTCTAACATCTGCAAAAGCTCTTGGAAATGGACTTCCAATTTCTACATTTAGCTCAAATGATAGTATAGCAAATGCCTTCAATAAACCATCTGCCTCTACTCTTGGAGGCAATCTAGTTTCTTCTGCTACAGCTATTGCAGTTTTAGATTACATGAAAGAAAACAATTTATGTTCTAAAGCTAAAACATTAGGTAATAAACTATTGGACGGTCTTTTAAAGTTAAAGAACAAATACGATTTTATAAAAGATGTTCGCGGATATGGTTTGATGCTCGGAATGGAACTGAACAATGACAAAACAGATGATATTTTGGAGATGCTCCTAGAGCGCGGTATAATACTTGGCAAAAATGGTCTAAACCGAAATGTACTTGCATTTCAGCCTCCACTTGTAATTGAAGAATCCGATGTTGATTTCTTGCTTGAAAATCTAGAGTTTGTTTTTAGTAATTTAGTTTATTAG